One stretch of Bacillus spongiae DNA includes these proteins:
- a CDS encoding ubiquinol-cytochrome c reductase iron-sulfur subunit — translation MSKQRVSRRQFLNYTLTGVGGFMAAGMLMPMVRFAVDPVLKPKEGGDFIATPQKVDDLTSEPVRVDFTYEQVDAWYTSDVTQSAWVYKQENGDIVALSPICKHLGCTVNWGDKDYPNEFFCPCHLGRYEKSGENIKGTPPLGPLDVYPTEVRDGYLYLGKPIPNNIV, via the coding sequence ATGAGCAAACAACGTGTATCAAGACGTCAATTCCTAAACTATACACTTACTGGTGTAGGTGGTTTTATGGCTGCTGGTATGTTAATGCCGATGGTCCGTTTTGCTGTGGACCCAGTTTTAAAACCGAAAGAAGGTGGAGACTTTATAGCAACTCCACAAAAGGTAGATGATTTAACGTCTGAACCAGTTCGTGTTGACTTTACTTATGAACAAGTAGATGCATGGTATACATCAGATGTTACACAGTCAGCTTGGGTTTACAAGCAGGAGAATGGCGATATAGTTGCCCTGTCTCCTATATGCAAACACTTAGGCTGTACAGTTAACTGGGGGGATAAAGATTACCCGAATGAATTCTTTTGTCCTTGCCATTTAGGTAGATATGAGAAATCAGGCGAAAACATTAAGGGTACTCCACCGCTAGGTCCGCTAGATGTATACCCAACTGAAGTGCGTGACGGCTACTTATATTTAGGTAAGCCAATACCAAACAATATTGTCTAA
- a CDS encoding ReoY family proteolytic degradation factor yields the protein MATPVSVNEKKDFIRWFLNHYQLKRRECVWILNYLMSHDQLMEKVHFVHEAHYCPRGMIMSTHCVEDAPFKFYKENIMTTDAEKSFHDIRLNREEDIYIQLNFRSSQKAYQYAAVLEDNPFLPKYLKVNEKDRLLAEQFLKKVMEDFNREKLLQAIDEALDSQDERKFKELTAKLKKLNT from the coding sequence GTATCTGTCAACGAGAAAAAAGATTTTATACGATGGTTTTTGAATCATTATCAATTAAAACGAAGAGAATGTGTTTGGATTTTAAATTACTTAATGAGTCACGATCAGTTAATGGAGAAAGTACACTTTGTCCATGAAGCGCATTATTGTCCAAGAGGTATGATTATGTCCACTCATTGTGTAGAGGATGCACCATTTAAATTTTATAAAGAGAATATCATGACAACTGATGCTGAAAAATCCTTTCATGATATTCGTTTAAACCGAGAGGAAGATATATATATTCAATTAAATTTTCGTTCATCTCAAAAGGCTTATCAGTATGCTGCTGTATTAGAAGATAATCCATTCTTACCAAAATATTTAAAAGTGAATGAAAAGGATCGTTTGCTAGCAGAGCAGTTTTTAAAAAAGGTAATGGAGGATTTCAATCGAGAAAAATTGCTCCAAGCCATTGATGAAGCACTTGACAGTCAAGATGAACGTAAATTTAAAGAGTTAACGGCAAAATTGAAAAAGTTGAATACTTAA
- a CDS encoding HBL/NHE enterotoxin family protein codes for MKRTKKMMISSAIATAVLATTVIPVNVLATEQKTTMSTESITENYLGPEGLKQAMTDTASNALVMDAYALTILKQQDLFFKNIESLDISDLTTSLSNHQTIARNNASYWLDTLKPNLIQVNENIIGYNTKFQNYYDTLVSLAMANDKETLNFGLELLHSEIEENKAEVDALISDLTNFKKALFTDVQSFRSDSDAITSQLSGNNALIPQLKNQISAYNDAINTDIGIIAGGAVGEIVGVALFAGGVILFPTAPYLGGGLMVAGVAVVGGSTAAIVIASNDLEDKQKALKEATSTLTQLETEVVVLETLNNQVNYFVETIDLAIDSLQNISDQWNTLGSKYNTLIDTVEDTSGDLGIFVIPQLNTAKDDWADIKQYAETLYQDLNYSENVIE; via the coding sequence ATGAAAAGAACGAAGAAAATGATGATAAGTTCAGCCATTGCTACAGCTGTACTAGCAACGACCGTTATCCCAGTGAATGTTTTAGCAACGGAACAAAAAACGACTATGTCAACAGAGTCCATTACTGAAAATTATCTAGGGCCAGAAGGTTTAAAACAAGCAATGACCGATACTGCATCAAATGCGCTTGTAATGGATGCATATGCCCTTACAATATTGAAACAACAAGATCTGTTCTTTAAAAATATTGAATCTCTAGACATCAGTGATTTGACTACTAGTTTATCGAACCACCAAACTATAGCGAGGAATAATGCATCTTACTGGTTAGATACTTTAAAACCAAACCTTATACAAGTGAATGAAAATATCATTGGGTATAATACAAAATTTCAAAACTATTACGACACCCTTGTCTCTTTAGCGATGGCAAATGATAAGGAGACATTAAATTTTGGGCTTGAATTACTCCATTCTGAGATTGAGGAGAACAAGGCGGAGGTTGATGCCTTGATTAGCGATTTAACCAATTTTAAGAAAGCATTATTTACTGATGTTCAATCATTTAGATCAGATTCTGACGCAATTACTTCCCAATTATCAGGGAACAATGCCTTAATTCCACAATTAAAAAACCAAATTAGTGCCTACAATGATGCAATAAATACGGATATTGGAATAATAGCAGGCGGTGCTGTTGGAGAGATTGTTGGAGTGGCATTGTTTGCTGGGGGAGTGATTCTATTCCCGACTGCACCTTATTTAGGAGGAGGATTGATGGTAGCGGGAGTGGCTGTAGTTGGCGGTTCAACGGCTGCCATTGTCATTGCTTCAAATGATTTGGAAGATAAACAAAAAGCATTAAAGGAGGCTACTAGTACCTTGACGCAATTAGAGACAGAAGTAGTTGTACTTGAAACATTGAATAACCAAGTGAACTATTTTGTTGAAACGATTGACCTCGCTATCGATTCTTTACAAAATATATCTGATCAATGGAATACATTAGGGAGCAAATATAATACGCTCATAGATACCGTTGAAGATACAAGTGGAGACTTAGGCATTTTTGTTATCCCACAGTTGAATACAGCTAAAGATGATTGGGCAGATATTAAACAATATGCTGAAACGTTGTATCAGGATTTAAACTATAGTGAAAATGTAATTGAATAA
- the ypjB gene encoding sporulation protein YpjB — MKNFLISLLIVLSFFMFPLPSLAEESPLSELDHIAGRVLEMTRAERYEEAQALLDFFSNEFSMITAQQNLLSMDELRIVLVSSEQAKQALHEPSLPSEERLKNVTSFRLAVDAIASEYEPLWTQMEGRIMSAFSDVRAAAIEGDRKAYQERLNNFLSQYSIIQPSIKLDLEVEKVQLLDAKISFIDDERTEVMESVEAMAELEGLHNDLEVLFDNVTEDEADPSLWWVIITTGSIIMGTLSYVGFRKYKAEKVEKHHKKLKD; from the coding sequence ATGAAGAATTTCTTGATTTCGCTACTCATAGTTTTGAGTTTCTTTATGTTTCCATTACCTAGTTTAGCAGAAGAGTCTCCACTTTCAGAGTTAGATCATATTGCTGGCAGAGTATTGGAGATGACAAGAGCAGAAAGGTATGAAGAGGCACAAGCTTTACTTGATTTTTTTTCAAATGAATTTTCAATGATAACAGCCCAACAAAACTTACTATCAATGGATGAGCTTAGAATTGTATTAGTATCTTCTGAGCAAGCTAAACAAGCCTTACACGAACCCTCATTACCTTCTGAAGAGCGGTTGAAAAACGTCACAAGTTTTCGTCTTGCTGTAGACGCCATAGCTTCTGAGTATGAACCGTTATGGACACAAATGGAAGGAAGAATTATGAGTGCATTTAGTGATGTAAGGGCAGCTGCTATCGAAGGTGACAGAAAGGCTTATCAGGAAAGGCTTAATAATTTCTTGTCTCAGTATAGTATTATACAACCAAGTATAAAACTTGACCTTGAGGTTGAAAAAGTACAATTACTAGATGCAAAAATAAGTTTCATTGACGATGAAAGAACCGAGGTAATGGAAAGTGTTGAAGCAATGGCAGAATTAGAAGGACTTCATAATGATTTAGAGGTTCTATTTGATAATGTGACAGAGGATGAGGCTGACCCTTCATTATGGTGGGTCATTATTACAACGGGAAGTATCATAATGGGAACACTTTCGTATGTAGGTTTCAGGAAATATAAGGCTGAAAAAGTAGAGAAACACCATAAAAAGCTTAAAGATTGA
- the dapB gene encoding 4-hydroxy-tetrahydrodipicolinate reductase, with protein sequence MSIKVIIAGPRGKMGREAVKLVEKEANFQLSAVLDRKHDGKQLRDIMDSHETAPVYSDLGTCLQSVEADVLIDLTVPEVGYTHTKMALEYGVCPVVGTTGFSQEQLIEIKELSEARKTGCIIAPNFALGAVLMMKFSKMAAKYFDDVEIIEMHHDQKLDAPSGTAIKTIEMISDVRKSKKQGHEDEKEILPGSRGAEVDGLRVHSVRLPGMVAHQQVMFGSTGQLLTLKHDSFHRESFMSGVKFSVESVLKLETLVYGLENLLD encoded by the coding sequence ATGAGTATAAAAGTAATCATCGCTGGACCTCGAGGGAAAATGGGAAGAGAGGCAGTTAAATTGGTTGAGAAGGAAGCGAACTTCCAACTTTCTGCTGTATTAGATCGAAAGCATGACGGAAAGCAGTTAAGAGATATTATGGATAGTCATGAAACAGCACCTGTTTATTCTGACCTTGGGACTTGTTTGCAAAGTGTTGAAGCAGATGTCCTCATTGATTTAACTGTTCCTGAAGTAGGGTATACCCATACGAAAATGGCATTAGAGTACGGGGTTTGTCCAGTAGTAGGAACGACCGGATTTTCTCAAGAACAATTAATTGAAATTAAGGAGCTATCTGAAGCGAGAAAAACAGGCTGCATTATAGCACCTAATTTTGCTCTTGGGGCTGTATTAATGATGAAATTTTCAAAAATGGCGGCTAAATATTTTGATGATGTTGAAATAATTGAAATGCACCATGACCAAAAGCTTGATGCTCCTTCAGGTACAGCGATTAAAACAATCGAGATGATTAGTGATGTTCGAAAAAGTAAAAAACAGGGGCACGAAGATGAAAAAGAAATATTACCTGGCTCAAGAGGAGCTGAAGTGGATGGTCTACGCGTCCATAGTGTTCGCCTTCCTGGAATGGTAGCCCATCAACAGGTAATGTTTGGCTCGACAGGTCAATTATTAACATTAAAACATGATTCGTTCCACCGAGAGTCCTTTATGAGTGGCGTGAAATTTTCAGTAGAATCTGTGTTAAAACTCGAAACGCTCGTTTACGGTTTAGAGAATTTATTAGATTAG
- a CDS encoding HBL/NHE enterotoxin family protein: MKTKLIYVLSVCLFITTFYHPFLTKAATSYLNTEQLQKAMEETSSNIDRMDSYAKTITEQGESFSRNIQSLNISDLKDELIVHNQNAQNNANYWKDSLRNEVIGTNKIIIQYHDIFMNHYNNMVEFAQNNERESLTSTLLQLQSEIEENQHKVNTIISTFQTYRSDLSKDVRAFQNDSDELIAQLEGEQSYISSLEKEISSLKKGIEEDKIIIAIGAIGGIFGIPAIIIAEKNLREKQARLKDKQAILSDVKAEIEVLKTLNKQVGNFSSTIDNVISSLTDMSNQWSTMSSKMAVLMDHVNDVDVNLSVFVIPDINTAKQDWEGVKAYAEALLNQ; encoded by the coding sequence ATGAAAACAAAACTGATTTATGTACTGTCTGTATGTTTATTTATTACGACATTCTATCATCCATTTTTAACGAAAGCTGCCACTAGTTATTTAAATACAGAGCAATTGCAAAAAGCGATGGAAGAAACATCATCAAATATAGATAGAATGGATTCATATGCAAAAACTATCACAGAACAAGGTGAGTCCTTTTCAAGAAATATTCAAAGTTTAAATATTTCAGATTTAAAAGATGAATTAATTGTTCATAATCAAAATGCTCAAAATAATGCAAATTATTGGAAAGATTCATTAAGAAATGAAGTAATAGGTACAAATAAAATCATCATCCAATATCATGACATTTTTATGAACCATTACAATAATATGGTGGAGTTTGCTCAAAATAACGAACGTGAATCATTAACATCTACTCTACTACAATTACAATCGGAAATAGAAGAAAATCAGCATAAGGTAAATACAATTATTTCAACATTCCAGACATACAGAAGTGACCTTTCAAAGGATGTTCGTGCTTTCCAAAATGACTCTGATGAACTGATTGCCCAGTTAGAGGGGGAACAATCTTATATTTCAAGCTTAGAAAAAGAGATAAGTTCCTTAAAAAAAGGGATTGAAGAAGATAAAATTATTATTGCAATCGGTGCAATAGGGGGCATCTTTGGCATACCAGCTATTATCATTGCCGAAAAAAATCTTAGAGAAAAACAAGCTAGATTAAAAGACAAACAAGCTATCCTTTCCGATGTGAAAGCTGAAATAGAAGTGCTAAAGACCTTAAACAAACAAGTGGGGAATTTCTCATCAACAATTGATAACGTTATTAGCTCGCTAACAGATATGTCAAATCAATGGTCAACAATGAGTAGCAAGATGGCCGTCTTAATGGACCATGTTAATGATGTCGATGTGAACTTGTCGGTATTTGTTATTCCTGATATAAACACAGCTAAACAAGATTGGGAGGGAGTCAAAGCCTATGCGGAAGCTCTTCTCAATCAGTAA
- a CDS encoding YpiF family protein codes for MMNWNVADIEQYINEQEYIDTVVIPLVPITFGQGMKNNASQMEFINILTQQLERQFKGRLLLLPNFTYVEEVDKLTNKEMLQTFVSHLKALPLKHVLYVTSDKVWKSYENELEGECIWIPAIPLDNMDDQYKRSIMEDQVKQLLNIFIQKWQNR; via the coding sequence ATGATGAATTGGAATGTAGCAGATATTGAGCAATACATAAATGAGCAGGAATACATAGATACAGTGGTTATCCCGCTTGTCCCGATTACTTTCGGCCAGGGAATGAAAAACAATGCATCACAAATGGAATTTATCAACATTTTAACTCAGCAGCTTGAAAGGCAATTCAAAGGACGTTTATTACTACTACCTAATTTCACCTATGTGGAAGAAGTCGACAAATTGACGAATAAGGAGATGTTGCAAACCTTTGTGAGCCACTTAAAGGCACTTCCATTAAAGCATGTACTTTATGTAACGAGTGATAAAGTATGGAAGTCTTATGAAAACGAGCTAGAAGGTGAATGTATTTGGATACCTGCGATTCCACTTGATAATATGGACGATCAATATAAACGTTCGATTATGGAGGATCAAGTCAAGCAATTATTAAATATTTTTATTCAAAAATGGCAAAACCGTTAA
- a CDS encoding menaquinol-cytochrome c reductase cytochrome b/c subunit: MHRGKGMKFVGDSRVPAQSERKPNIPKDYSEYPGKTEAFWPNFLLREWMVGAVFLIGFLSLTVAHPSPLERIADPTDTGYIPLPDWYFLFLYQLLKYPFASGPYNVIGAFVIPGLAFGALLLAPFLDRGPHRKPTKRPLATGFMLLAIAATIFLTWESVVNHDWEAAKKQGQIVAQVEVDKEAEGYQIYTDQTCINCHGGNLEGGAAAPALVGTDLEPEDVADIAVNGQGNMSAGIFQGSDEELEKLAQYISEMSKK, encoded by the coding sequence ATGCATCGCGGAAAAGGGATGAAATTTGTTGGAGACTCACGTGTACCAGCACAATCAGAACGAAAACCGAATATTCCAAAAGATTACTCTGAATACCCTGGTAAAACAGAAGCTTTTTGGCCAAACTTCTTGTTAAGAGAATGGATGGTTGGAGCAGTTTTCTTAATCGGGTTTCTGAGCTTAACGGTCGCTCACCCATCACCGCTGGAACGTATTGCGGACCCAACAGACACAGGATATATTCCATTACCTGACTGGTATTTCTTATTCTTATATCAATTATTGAAATATCCATTTGCTTCAGGACCATATAACGTAATTGGAGCATTTGTAATTCCTGGACTAGCTTTTGGTGCTTTACTTTTAGCTCCATTTTTAGATCGTGGACCACATCGTAAACCAACGAAGCGTCCGTTAGCGACAGGATTTATGTTATTAGCTATTGCGGCAACGATTTTCTTAACATGGGAATCTGTCGTGAACCATGATTGGGAGGCAGCTAAGAAACAAGGTCAAATCGTTGCCCAAGTGGAAGTTGATAAAGAAGCAGAAGGTTACCAAATTTATACCGATCAAACTTGTATAAATTGTCACGGTGGGAACCTAGAAGGTGGAGCAGCTGCACCTGCATTAGTAGGAACTGATTTAGAGCCAGAAGACGTGGCAGATATTGCAGTAAATGGTCAAGGAAATATGAGTGCTGGTATCTTCCAAGGATCAGATGAAGAATTGGAGAAGCTTGCTCAATATATTTCTGAGATGTCAAAAAAATAA
- a CDS encoding nucleotide pyrophosphohydrolase: protein MNSRKTINDIQLEVDQYISQFKEGYFSPLAMLARLTEELGELAREVNHYYGEKPKKKSEEEKTIEEELGDLLFVLICFANSQKIDLQEAHDRVMNKFNTRDKDRWTRKEEEK from the coding sequence TTGAATAGTAGAAAAACGATAAATGACATTCAGCTAGAAGTGGATCAATATATTTCACAGTTTAAAGAGGGTTATTTTAGTCCATTAGCGATGCTAGCAAGACTAACGGAAGAGTTAGGAGAATTAGCTAGAGAAGTTAATCATTATTATGGTGAAAAACCTAAAAAGAAGTCAGAAGAAGAAAAAACAATTGAAGAAGAATTAGGAGATTTGTTATTTGTCCTTATTTGCTTTGCAAATTCTCAAAAAATTGATCTTCAAGAAGCACATGATCGGGTTATGAATAAATTTAACACACGTGATAAGGACCGATGGACAAGAAAGGAAGAAGAGAAATGA
- a CDS encoding zinc metallopeptidase, producing the protein MFILYFILISLIPIWAQLKVKRTFKKYSRVATTSGMTGNEIARRILDHHGLNNVQVVEGRGFLSDHYNPITKTVALSPDNYRGHSVAGAAVAAHEVGHAIQDQESYAFLRFRHALVPIANISSNLSFVFILIGIFTTLTNMFLLGILLMAAGVLFQLITLPVEFNASSRAMNEMVGLGLIRNEEEHHARKVLNAAALTYVAAAAVALIELLRYVLLFTGMQQED; encoded by the coding sequence ATGTTTATCCTTTATTTCATCTTAATTTCCCTCATTCCGATTTGGGCTCAGTTGAAGGTGAAAAGAACGTTTAAAAAATATTCACGTGTTGCTACAACTTCAGGAATGACAGGAAATGAAATTGCAAGAAGAATTCTAGATCATCATGGATTGAATAACGTACAGGTGGTGGAAGGTAGAGGCTTTTTAAGCGATCATTATAATCCTATTACGAAAACAGTTGCTCTGTCCCCAGACAATTATCGAGGACATTCTGTAGCAGGTGCAGCGGTGGCTGCTCATGAGGTAGGACATGCTATTCAAGATCAAGAAAGCTACGCTTTTCTTAGATTTAGACATGCACTCGTTCCAATCGCTAACATAAGCTCAAACCTTTCCTTTGTATTTATTTTGATAGGTATTTTTACTACATTAACCAACATGTTTCTGCTAGGAATTTTGTTAATGGCAGCAGGTGTGCTTTTCCAACTAATAACGTTACCTGTTGAGTTTAATGCTTCTAGCCGAGCAATGAATGAAATGGTTGGTTTAGGTTTAATTCGAAATGAAGAAGAACATCATGCTCGTAAAGTACTGAATGCTGCAGCTTTAACGTATGTTGCAGCTGCAGCGGTAGCTCTTATTGAGTTACTACGATATGTGCTTCTTTTTACAGGTATGCAGCAAGAAGATTAA
- a CDS encoding YitT family protein: MLFGLRIKNILYILLGSAIFSFGIVHFNMQNNLAEGGFTGITLLLYFTLQLNPSYTNLLLNIPLFLIGWKFLGKNAFLYTIIGTVGVSIFLEIFQRNEIIIGLDGDLFLAALFAGIFIGIGLGIIFRFGGTTGGVDIIARLAHKYVGWSMGKTMFLFDAVVITVSLIAYLEAREAMYTLVAVFVGARVIDFMQEGAYAARGAMIISDHHNEISAKILEKMDRGVTVLKGHGSFTKVDREVLYCVVGKNEIVRLKNIITSVDPHAFVSVTVVHDVLGEGFTLDQNKNPIEQ, from the coding sequence ATGCTATTTGGACTTCGAATAAAAAATATTCTCTATATATTATTAGGGTCCGCTATTTTCAGCTTTGGAATCGTCCATTTTAATATGCAAAATAATCTAGCAGAAGGCGGATTTACTGGTATCACGCTCTTATTATATTTTACACTACAACTTAACCCTTCTTATACGAATTTACTTTTGAACATTCCTTTATTTTTAATCGGGTGGAAATTTCTCGGAAAAAACGCCTTCCTTTATACAATTATTGGAACCGTTGGTGTTTCTATTTTCTTAGAAATATTCCAGCGCAATGAAATTATCATCGGACTTGATGGTGACTTATTTCTTGCTGCCCTCTTCGCCGGAATTTTTATTGGAATTGGACTTGGCATTATCTTTCGCTTCGGTGGCACTACAGGAGGGGTCGACATTATTGCGAGACTGGCCCATAAATATGTAGGCTGGAGTATGGGAAAGACTATGTTTTTATTTGATGCAGTGGTCATTACCGTTTCTCTCATTGCCTATTTAGAAGCTCGAGAAGCGATGTACACACTCGTAGCAGTATTTGTTGGTGCAAGAGTCATTGATTTTATGCAAGAAGGAGCATATGCTGCCAGAGGAGCGATGATCATTTCCGATCATCACAATGAAATATCAGCAAAGATTTTAGAAAAAATGGATCGTGGTGTAACCGTTCTTAAAGGACACGGTTCATTTACAAAAGTTGATCGCGAAGTCCTTTATTGTGTCGTTGGGAAAAATGAAATTGTTCGACTGAAAAACATTATTACATCTGTCGACCCCCATGCATTCGTATCAGTCACCGTTGTACATGATGTGCTTGGTGAGGGCTTTACGCTTGACCAAAACAAAAATCCGATAGAACAATAA
- a CDS encoding HBL/NHE enterotoxin family protein — MRKVKIATLATIVATSSIVPVNVFGSTKGITKETTVQEQTVEPATLEATSLPTFLHNLSAQSIILQSYSLGLLKQPTVELEQIPTLSTHIDRAKENASYWLDTVHPQVIQVNQDVVGFNNKFQNYYDVLYRLAGELASDKTAKEDLLFGLNILQEDISDRHTLVKNMVSSLTYFKESLQTDYANFSSDANEAKKLLEGEEGKISQLESLLDSINQDIETDVKLIVTGTATSIAGIGLITAGAFALVAVPEGASKAGSIATIIGGVNMTVGGVVVIGYASDDLIKKQEELVEVASDLSEVESEVATLTMVKSQVDSFVETMDATIMALEDIERGWQELENGFVQLSNDIHQGINIDSSFIQSQLTRAKDSWGNVSSIAEKLQEANVVVENVE; from the coding sequence ATGAGAAAGGTGAAAATAGCTACACTTGCCACAATAGTGGCAACTAGTAGTATCGTCCCAGTCAATGTATTTGGGTCCACTAAAGGAATAACAAAAGAAACAACAGTACAGGAACAAACGGTTGAACCTGCCACTCTTGAAGCAACGAGTCTACCTACTTTTTTACATAACTTGAGTGCTCAATCGATTATCTTGCAATCTTATTCACTCGGCTTATTAAAGCAGCCTACAGTAGAACTGGAACAAATACCAACATTATCAACTCACATTGATAGGGCTAAAGAAAACGCTTCGTATTGGTTAGATACGGTACACCCTCAAGTTATACAAGTAAACCAAGATGTCGTCGGGTTTAATAACAAATTTCAAAACTATTATGACGTCTTGTATCGTTTAGCTGGGGAATTAGCAAGTGATAAAACGGCCAAAGAGGACTTATTATTCGGTTTAAACATTCTTCAAGAAGACATTTCAGATCGTCACACTTTAGTGAAAAATATGGTTTCAAGTTTAACGTATTTTAAAGAATCATTGCAGACTGATTATGCCAACTTTTCCTCAGATGCAAATGAGGCAAAAAAATTATTAGAAGGAGAAGAGGGAAAAATTAGTCAATTGGAATCACTACTAGATTCTATAAATCAAGATATTGAAACGGATGTGAAATTGATCGTAACTGGTACGGCAACATCAATTGCAGGAATTGGGTTGATTACGGCGGGAGCTTTTGCTTTAGTTGCTGTTCCTGAAGGGGCATCAAAGGCAGGTTCTATTGCCACCATTATTGGCGGTGTAAATATGACTGTTGGAGGGGTCGTCGTTATTGGCTATGCGTCGGATGATTTAATTAAGAAGCAGGAAGAGCTAGTGGAAGTAGCGTCTGATTTATCCGAGGTTGAATCTGAAGTGGCTACATTGACCATGGTGAAATCACAAGTTGATAGCTTTGTAGAAACAATGGATGCAACGATAATGGCCCTTGAAGATATTGAACGAGGTTGGCAAGAGCTTGAAAATGGATTTGTTCAATTATCAAATGATATTCATCAAGGGATCAATATTGACAGCTCATTTATTCAATCTCAATTAACACGGGCAAAAGATTCATGGGGAAATGTATCGAGTATAGCTGAAAAGCTTCAAGAGGCAAATGTTGTAGTAGAGAATGTTGAATAA
- a CDS encoding DUF1405 domain-containing protein: protein MNLIYTILGDKRFISLLLIINILGTIYGYIWYLPQLERTSPHFIPFVPDSPTASLFFCFVLIAFLLGKNWGLIEALAMITLFKYGVWAVVMNILTLQVTGYLSWQGYMLIASHGAMAIQGLLYAPFNRIKWWHLMVAGIWTLHNDIIDYVFMQFPVYSSLYLYIQEIGYFTFWLSIASIVLTYWLGVRRNRFSLKLPFHS from the coding sequence ATGAACTTAATTTATACAATTTTAGGCGATAAACGGTTTATTAGTCTACTGTTAATCATCAATATTTTAGGTACAATTTATGGATACATCTGGTACCTTCCGCAACTAGAACGAACCAGCCCTCACTTTATTCCTTTTGTCCCAGACAGTCCTACTGCTAGCCTATTCTTTTGTTTTGTATTGATTGCATTTTTATTAGGTAAAAACTGGGGTTTGATTGAAGCTTTAGCGATGATTACATTGTTTAAATATGGTGTATGGGCTGTAGTAATGAATATATTAACTTTACAGGTTACAGGCTATTTATCTTGGCAAGGTTATATGCTAATAGCATCACACGGTGCTATGGCGATACAAGGACTTCTATATGCTCCCTTTAACCGCATAAAGTGGTGGCACCTAATGGTTGCAGGTATTTGGACCTTACATAATGACATAATCGATTACGTATTTATGCAATTCCCCGTTTATTCGAGTCTATATTTATACATACAAGAAATAGGCTACTTTACCTTTTGGTTAAGCATTGCGTCCATTGTTTTAACATATTGGCTAGGGGTTAGAAGAAATCGTTTCAGTCTAAAACTACCTTTTCATTCATAG
- the qcrB gene encoding menaquinol-cytochrome c reductase cytochrome b subunit: MLNKIYDWVDERLDITPLWRDIADHEVPEHVNPAHHFSAFVYCFGGLTFFVTVIQILSGMFLTMYYVPDIENAWQSVFYLQNEVAFGQIVRGMHHWGASLVIVMMFLHTLRVFFQGAYKKPRELNWVVGVLIFFVMLGLGFTGYLLPWDMKALFATKVGLEIAAATPFIGDAVKTLLAGDPDIIGAQTLTRFFAIHVFFLPAALLGLMGAHFLMIRKQGISGPL; encoded by the coding sequence ATGCTTAATAAGATTTATGATTGGGTTGACGAGCGGTTAGATATTACGCCCTTATGGCGCGATATTGCTGACCATGAAGTGCCAGAGCACGTAAACCCTGCACATCATTTTTCTGCATTTGTTTACTGTTTTGGTGGATTAACGTTTTTTGTAACAGTGATTCAAATTTTATCTGGAATGTTTTTAACAATGTACTATGTGCCAGACATTGAAAATGCTTGGCAATCCGTATTCTATCTTCAAAATGAAGTAGCATTTGGACAAATTGTCCGTGGTATGCACCACTGGGGAGCAAGTTTGGTTATCGTCATGATGTTCCTACATACACTTCGTGTATTCTTCCAAGGCGCATATAAAAAGCCACGTGAATTAAACTGGGTAGTAGGAGTATTGATATTCTTTGTCATGCTTGGATTAGGCTTTACAGGATATTTACTACCTTGGGATATGAAAGCGCTATTTGCGACGAAAGTAGGTCTTGAAATCGCAGCTGCGACTCCGTTTATTGGAGATGCCGTGAAAACGTTATTAGCTGGAGATCCAGACATTATTGGTGCTCAAACACTAACACGTTTCTTCGCGATTCACGTGTTCTTCTTACCTGCAGCTTTACTAGGATTAATGGGTGCCCATTTCCTAATGATCCGTAAACAAGGTATCTCTGGACCATTGTAG